The Novosphingobium sp. THN1 genome includes a window with the following:
- a CDS encoding cytochrome c family protein yields the protein MLKFVAPLAAALVLAAAPAQAQDAAAGKRAFLKCVACHSIAKGAPNKIGPNLFGVVGRKAGTAPGFRYSAAMKAKGAAIVWNPATLDNWLARPSAVIPGTSMAFGGVPNAAERAAIIAYLKKPMP from the coding sequence ATGTTGAAGTTTGTTGCCCCCCTCGCTGCCGCTCTGGTTCTGGCTGCCGCCCCTGCACAGGCGCAGGATGCCGCCGCGGGCAAGCGTGCGTTCCTCAAGTGCGTGGCCTGTCATTCGATCGCCAAGGGGGCGCCGAACAAGATCGGGCCGAACCTGTTCGGCGTGGTCGGCCGCAAGGCGGGCACGGCGCCCGGCTTCCGCTATTCGGCGGCGATGAAGGCCAAGGGCGCGGCCATCGTGTGGAACCCGGCCACGCTCGACAATTGGCTGGCGCGTCCTTCGGCGGTGATCCCAGGCACCTCGATGGCCTTTGGCGGCGTGCCCAACGCGGCCGAGCGCGCAGCGATCATCGCCTATCTCAAGAAACCGATGC
- a CDS encoding DUF3089 domain-containing protein — protein sequence MKLRLALAVLAGLGAAPAVAQVPAPDYAEARYWSTVASLPEGVVATKGLRGVDVLWIHPTTTRSPTDYNHDPLDPAVLKWTEESAVQRQASAFSACCRVFAPRYRAATTKALADPANREKAFALAYSDVERAFDWYMAHDNKGRPFIIAGHSQGGAHTTSLLEKRVKGTKLQDRMVAAYVIGINLMEGDLSPRLAGIPFCNTPAQTGCFVQWNAVLAGSDNGPMLKSYRGIFVAQNGGKDGGKALCVNPVTFDTRRRLSLSAEAKGAVAGDPGLGAMGPLKASAVAAECRDGLLTVWPAPSLGLKPLPGGSMHYHDVGLFWADISANAALRAKAWLKAHGSR from the coding sequence ATGAAACTGCGGCTGGCACTTGCGGTATTGGCAGGCCTTGGCGCCGCTCCGGCCGTCGCGCAAGTGCCCGCACCCGATTATGCTGAGGCGCGCTACTGGAGCACGGTCGCAAGCCTGCCCGAGGGGGTGGTCGCGACCAAGGGCTTGCGCGGCGTCGACGTGTTGTGGATTCACCCGACGACGACGCGTTCGCCAACGGATTACAACCACGATCCGCTCGATCCCGCAGTGCTCAAGTGGACCGAGGAAAGCGCGGTGCAGCGGCAGGCCAGCGCGTTTTCGGCGTGCTGCCGGGTGTTCGCGCCGCGCTATCGCGCCGCCACCACCAAGGCGCTGGCCGATCCTGCCAATCGCGAGAAGGCGTTTGCGCTCGCCTATTCGGATGTCGAGCGCGCGTTTGACTGGTACATGGCGCACGACAACAAGGGCCGGCCCTTCATCATCGCCGGGCACAGCCAGGGCGGGGCGCATACGACCTCGCTGCTGGAAAAGCGGGTCAAGGGCACGAAGCTGCAGGACCGCATGGTGGCCGCCTATGTCATCGGCATCAACCTGATGGAGGGTGACCTGTCCCCGCGGCTGGCGGGCATTCCGTTCTGCAACACACCTGCGCAGACGGGGTGCTTCGTGCAGTGGAACGCAGTGCTGGCGGGCAGCGACAACGGGCCGATGCTCAAGTCCTACCGCGGCATTTTCGTGGCGCAGAACGGTGGGAAGGATGGCGGCAAGGCGCTTTGCGTGAACCCCGTCACGTTCGACACGCGCCGTCGGCTGTCGCTTTCCGCCGAGGCGAAGGGCGCCGTTGCCGGTGACCCGGGCTTGGGCGCGATGGGCCCGCTCAAGGCCAGCGCAGTCGCCGCCGAGTGCCGCGATGGACTGCTGACCGTCTGGCCTGCACCATCGCTGGGCCTGAAGCCGCTGCCGGGCGGTTCGATGCATTATCACGACGTCGGCCTGTTCTGGGCCGATATTTCCGCCAATGCCGCGCTGCGTGCCAAGGCTTGGCTCAAGGCGCACGGTTCGCGTTGA
- a CDS encoding NAD(P)/FAD-dependent oxidoreductase, giving the protein MTLNRRQFVGTGLAASVSLGLPRMALAAEKADVVIIGAGLSGLRSAEILTEQGLKVLVLDANTRVGGRVQTVQTGDGPIDVGASQVGRGYARVIDACQRHGLELVSEDRDLLPFGSHFAGQWIDGKTWDANPLNLCEGDERKIPPNLIGQALSSKYNPLQELDDWLDPRFAQYDISLRELLKRKGHSAQAMELAAYSAPGIGVDETSVLRMWQEEVRGRIERRIGEAAAPIESGPKREHPFGEANDHREVGGLAAINNIVGGCSALPLAMAAKLGDRVRLGKRAASIALSDGGGTVTCADGSVFAGRFLICTLPFSMLREVEITGSANPVARQAITTMPYANTARLYVTIERPFWKEDGLAPSISSDGPMGMFWAVDNHTGEGAHRGMFVLVGRTAQAVSALDRTEAEAMLLGELARLRPASKGAIRVATWKDWLRDPLQRGCGFSLAPGQVNAFARDMIKPWQVMHFAGEHTRRTDFGMESAMESAERAAIEVLERTA; this is encoded by the coding sequence ATGACGCTGAACCGCCGCCAGTTCGTCGGCACTGGACTTGCCGCAAGCGTTTCGCTTGGCTTGCCGCGCATGGCGCTGGCCGCCGAGAAGGCCGACGTGGTGATCATCGGCGCGGGGCTTTCCGGCCTGCGCTCTGCCGAAATCCTGACAGAGCAGGGTCTCAAGGTGCTGGTGCTCGATGCCAACACGCGTGTCGGCGGGCGCGTGCAGACGGTGCAGACCGGCGATGGCCCGATCGATGTGGGCGCCAGCCAGGTCGGGCGCGGCTATGCACGCGTGATCGATGCCTGCCAGCGCCACGGGCTGGAACTGGTCAGCGAGGACCGGGACCTGCTGCCGTTCGGTTCGCACTTTGCGGGGCAGTGGATCGATGGCAAGACCTGGGACGCCAATCCGCTCAACCTGTGCGAGGGCGACGAACGCAAGATCCCGCCCAACCTGATCGGGCAGGCGCTCTCGTCGAAGTACAATCCGCTGCAGGAACTGGACGACTGGCTCGACCCGCGCTTTGCCCAATACGACATTTCCCTGCGCGAACTGCTGAAGCGAAAGGGCCACAGCGCGCAGGCGATGGAACTGGCGGCCTATTCCGCGCCGGGCATCGGCGTCGATGAAACCTCGGTCCTGCGGATGTGGCAGGAGGAGGTGCGCGGGCGGATCGAGCGGCGCATCGGCGAGGCGGCTGCGCCGATAGAAAGCGGTCCGAAGCGGGAGCATCCCTTTGGCGAGGCGAACGATCACCGCGAGGTGGGCGGTCTTGCCGCGATCAACAACATCGTCGGCGGGTGCAGCGCGCTGCCGCTGGCCATGGCGGCAAAGCTGGGGGACCGAGTGCGGCTGGGCAAGCGGGCGGCAAGCATCGCGCTGTCCGATGGCGGCGGCACCGTCACCTGCGCCGATGGCAGTGTTTTTGCCGGGCGGTTCCTGATCTGCACCCTGCCGTTCTCGATGCTGCGCGAGGTGGAAATCACCGGCAGCGCCAATCCGGTGGCGCGCCAAGCGATCACTACCATGCCCTATGCCAACACGGCGCGGCTCTATGTCACCATCGAGCGGCCTTTCTGGAAGGAGGACGGCCTTGCGCCCTCCATCTCCAGCGATGGGCCGATGGGCATGTTCTGGGCCGTGGACAACCACACCGGAGAAGGCGCGCATCGCGGCATGTTCGTGCTGGTGGGTCGCACCGCGCAGGCGGTTTCGGCGCTGGACCGGACAGAGGCCGAGGCGATGCTGCTGGGCGAACTGGCGCGGCTGCGGCCCGCCTCGAAAGGCGCGATCCGCGTGGCGACGTGGAAGGACTGGCTGCGCGATCCCTTGCAGCGCGGCTGCGGGTTCAGCCTAGCGCCGGGGCAGGTCAATGCCTTCGCGCGCGACATGATCAAGCCCTGGCAGGTCATGCACTTTGCCGGGGAGCACACGCGGCGCACCGATTTCGGCATGGAATCGGCTATGGAAAGCGCCGAGCGCGCGGCTATCGAAGTGCTGGAACGGACGGCGTGA